The Nitrospira sp. genome has a window encoding:
- a CDS encoding fibronectin type III domain-containing protein, translated as MTSSKKLTVAVNTSGRGAGTYTGTATIKVGTWCTYKAPVTLIISPATSSPPPPTTSTSSATVTWNAVTGASVTGYKVYVGEAPRQYTRTINAGTATSSTVNSLTRGRTYYFAVSATNSTGEGPTSSEVSKTIP; from the coding sequence ATGACATCAAGTAAGAAGCTCACGGTCGCAGTCAATACGAGCGGGAGAGGAGCCGGCACCTACACCGGAACCGCCACCATCAAGGTGGGCACCTGGTGCACCTATAAAGCTCCGGTCACATTGATTATCTCGCCTGCCACCTCGTCGCCGCCCCCTCCAACTACTTCGACATCCTCCGCAACGGTCACGTGGAATGCAGTTACCGGCGCATCGGTCACCGGCTATAAAGTCTATGTGGGGGAAGCTCCCCGCCAGTATACGCGAACCATCAACGCAGGCACTGCCACATCATCGACCGTGAACAGCTTGACTCGTGGTCGAACCTACTATTTTGCGGTCTCGGCAACGAATAGCACTGGTGAGGGACCTACCTCTAGCGAAGTCAGCAAGACAATCCCATGA
- a CDS encoding fibronectin type III domain-containing protein — MLTLETLIRSVSSKLVTSMVRLILVIPLLMSLASCAGEEAGGIDPNSGIAHADGGDEDPIVTMSSTGTGVTAQVTWEPPPGFVAAGYEFYYGKQSSDEVASDEIVSDEPVSCTRGEKETVDAPQATITGLEPNAQYFFVIRAFNEDQSETMCSNEITAETTPAQS, encoded by the coding sequence ATGTTGACACTTGAAACATTGATTCGTTCTGTCAGTAGTAAGTTAGTTACCTCGATGGTTCGTCTGATTCTTGTGATTCCTTTGCTTATGTCACTCGCTAGTTGCGCGGGTGAAGAGGCAGGAGGGATTGACCCCAATTCTGGGATCGCGCATGCCGACGGTGGGGATGAAGATCCGATCGTTACGATGTCTTCGACCGGAACAGGAGTTACTGCGCAGGTGACTTGGGAACCTCCACCCGGTTTCGTAGCAGCTGGTTACGAGTTCTACTATGGAAAGCAATCGTCCGACGAAGTCGCATCCGACGAAATCGTTTCAGATGAACCAGTTTCTTGTACTCGTGGAGAGAAGGAAACCGTCGATGCCCCACAGGCAACCATCACCGGTCTCGAACCTAACGCTCAATATTTTTTCGTGATCCGGGCGTTTAACGAGGATCAATCGGAAACCATGTGCTCAAACGAAATTACGGCGGAAACAACACCAGCCCAATCCTAA
- a CDS encoding DUF4158 domain-containing protein encodes MTCRTRLTSAQRTHVLDLPSEPRELVRFYTFIMSEWTRLRTRLGSHNRLSFAVQRTMPTHPGRPWFGEVVLTIAMLQ; translated from the coding sequence GTGACTTGCCGTACCCGCCTCACATCTGCCCAACGAACCCACGTTCTGGACTTACCTTCTGAGCCTCGCGAGTTAGTACGTTTCTACACATTCATCATGTCTGAGTGGACTCGTCTCCGTACTCGACTGGGTAGCCATAACCGTCTGAGCTTTGCCGTGCAACGGACCATGCCCACACATCCTGGACGGCCATGGTTCGGAGAGGTGGTATTGACTATTGCCATGCTGCAATAG
- a CDS encoding TolC family protein, producing MVRRGGIDYCHAAIGRAANLYGSRRHPDQPYAACCRYDCRHLERTVEDQTVLQGLNRHLRIKQFAMPLFQREGRGKVLYAEAEPQQLVMSQLYAEQQVSVDVENWLSAIVRARDRVTAVTEALRLAKTLEEGERTRFNLGASTVLFVKHRERNVVETAYQLYRAQADYAVARGGMLWARGALSKPWPTESLAKYGDPKTAAGLSGHPVAGRD from the coding sequence ATGGTTCGGAGAGGTGGTATTGACTATTGCCATGCTGCAATAGGTCGCGCCGCAAATCTCTATGGCTCCAGACGCCATCCTGACCAACCTTATGCAGCTTGCTGCCGGTACGATTGCCGTCATCTAGAAAGAACGGTGGAAGATCAAACGGTTCTTCAAGGCTTGAACCGGCATCTCCGGATCAAGCAGTTTGCGATGCCGCTGTTTCAACGGGAAGGGCGGGGGAAGGTCCTGTACGCGGAGGCGGAGCCACAGCAATTGGTTATGAGTCAGCTGTACGCCGAGCAACAAGTCAGTGTCGATGTGGAGAACTGGCTCTCGGCGATCGTGCGGGCTCGAGATCGGGTGACGGCGGTGACGGAAGCGCTGCGGTTGGCCAAGACGTTGGAAGAGGGCGAACGGACTCGCTTCAATTTGGGTGCCAGCACCGTGCTGTTTGTGAAACATCGGGAGCGCAACGTAGTGGAAACAGCGTATCAGCTGTATCGGGCGCAGGCCGACTATGCGGTGGCGCGTGGAGGGATGCTGTGGGCAAGGGGCGCGCTGTCGAAGCCTTGGCCGACAGAGTCCTTGGCGAAGTATGGGGATCCGAAGACGGCGGCCGGTCTCTCGGGTCACCCCGTGGCTGGACGCGACTAG
- a CDS encoding TolC family protein — MQRRRAVTGPSLFLILTTVFCLPGVGIAAAESPDSSPPELKLSLRDAIQAAIDNNVNVRLLKERIAAAQAQANTSFGALLPNVSGYVSGRSQTVNLGAFGLPPDRLAGLGLRRSVTDPFEVYDARATLVQNIFSLSLIQRWRAAKSGVDVASLEAEVTKRDVMATVGLLYIEALRADEAVKARQADIDLAQQLVKLAKDRRSAGVATGLDVTREEVQLENHRLQLLVAQNDQESAKLSLIRALGIDFEVRVVLTDELRFVPEQAQSPEHVLTIAREQRLELRAQENRQKLAALSLSSVTSERVPSLSLAGDYGWIGLKPEDALATRSIGLTFSIPIFDGGQRESRISETRSRVRQELIRMKDVSDQVTLEVRNALLTLESSQQQVAVAQKGIDLAAKELTFARDRFQAGLTTNIEVTNAQTSMARARDNLIEALFRFNASRINLARAKGEIDKLF; from the coding sequence ATGCAACGACGACGCGCGGTCACAGGGCCTAGCCTTTTTCTCATCCTCACCACAGTCTTCTGCCTGCCGGGTGTCGGAATTGCGGCCGCAGAGTCGCCTGATTCAAGCCCACCTGAACTCAAGCTGAGCCTCCGTGATGCCATTCAGGCCGCCATCGACAACAACGTCAACGTCAGGTTGCTGAAAGAGCGCATCGCGGCAGCACAAGCACAGGCTAATACGAGCTTCGGCGCACTCCTGCCGAACGTATCCGGGTACGTCAGCGGGCGGAGCCAGACCGTCAATCTCGGTGCGTTTGGACTCCCACCCGACCGACTTGCCGGGTTGGGCCTCAGGCGCAGCGTAACGGACCCGTTCGAGGTGTATGACGCGCGTGCGACGCTCGTGCAAAACATTTTCAGCCTCAGTCTGATTCAACGATGGCGTGCCGCTAAAAGCGGTGTGGACGTCGCTAGTTTGGAGGCGGAGGTCACCAAGCGGGATGTGATGGCGACCGTTGGATTGCTCTATATCGAAGCGTTACGGGCCGATGAAGCGGTCAAGGCGCGGCAAGCCGACATCGACCTGGCCCAACAATTGGTCAAGCTGGCGAAAGACAGGAGGTCGGCCGGGGTCGCAACCGGTCTCGACGTGACGAGAGAAGAGGTCCAGCTGGAGAATCATCGACTGCAATTGCTGGTCGCCCAGAACGATCAAGAGAGCGCCAAACTCAGCCTCATCCGTGCCCTCGGGATCGACTTCGAGGTGCGGGTGGTCTTGACCGACGAACTCCGGTTTGTGCCGGAGCAGGCACAGTCGCCTGAGCACGTCCTCACGATTGCGCGGGAACAGAGGCTGGAGTTAAGGGCGCAGGAGAACCGGCAGAAACTCGCAGCACTCAGCTTGAGTTCCGTGACCAGCGAACGGGTTCCATCCCTCTCGCTCGCCGGCGACTATGGCTGGATCGGGCTGAAGCCGGAAGACGCATTGGCCACGCGTTCGATCGGACTGACCTTTTCCATTCCGATTTTCGACGGCGGCCAGCGGGAAAGCCGGATTTCAGAAACCCGTAGTCGGGTGCGGCAAGAATTGATCCGTATGAAGGACGTGTCCGATCAAGTGACGCTGGAAGTCCGGAACGCGCTCCTGACGCTGGAGTCGTCTCAGCAGCAAGTCGCAGTGGCTCAGAAGGGGATCGATCTGGCCGCCAAAGAGTTGACCTTTGCTCGTGATCGGTTCCAAGCCGGGCTGACGACCAACATTGAAGTCACCAACGCCCAGACGTCCATGGCTCGCGCGCGGGACAATCTGATTGAGGCGCTGTTCCGCTTCAACGCCTCACGGATCAATCTGGCTCGCGCCAAGGGCGAAATCGACAAACTCTTCTGA
- a CDS encoding efflux RND transporter periplasmic adaptor subunit translates to MRQQLMVLPVLAVVAGIGYVAMDRWVWNSGLPEGLIQVNGRIEGDHVAIAGKYPGRIQELLVREGDQVTKGQVLVKLDDAQTTARVEQARRAFEAVEAEVQAAHADLAVLNLDVPLAIESAGAEVVEYHAKVAKANAVEKEARSDAQRFRELVEKDEATRQQWEQAEMRWNVAKKEIEIAHAGQAQAEKKSAQAELGWTRIKAKEAEVAALERRRDQASAVLEETQSVLTDLTITAPSDGTITTRMVDVGEVVSTGAPLLELVNLDRLYLKVYVPEVQIGKVRLDLPAKIYTDAFLDHPFDATVRYIASKAEFTPKEVQTPDERVKLIFPVKLYLTENPDHRLTPGLPADAIIRWKDDVAWVKPRG, encoded by the coding sequence ATGAGACAACAACTCATGGTCCTCCCGGTCCTAGCCGTTGTCGCCGGAATCGGGTATGTGGCGATGGACCGTTGGGTCTGGAACAGCGGATTGCCGGAGGGCTTGATCCAGGTGAACGGCCGGATCGAGGGAGACCACGTGGCGATCGCAGGCAAATATCCCGGACGCATTCAGGAATTGCTGGTTCGCGAGGGAGATCAGGTCACGAAGGGACAAGTTCTTGTAAAGCTGGACGACGCCCAAACCACCGCACGGGTCGAGCAAGCACGGCGTGCGTTCGAAGCCGTTGAGGCGGAGGTGCAAGCTGCTCACGCAGACCTCGCGGTGTTGAACCTGGATGTCCCGTTGGCGATCGAATCAGCCGGTGCCGAGGTTGTTGAGTACCACGCGAAGGTGGCCAAAGCGAATGCTGTGGAGAAGGAAGCGAGAAGCGATGCGCAGCGGTTTCGTGAATTGGTCGAGAAGGACGAAGCGACGAGACAACAGTGGGAACAGGCTGAAATGCGATGGAACGTGGCCAAGAAAGAGATTGAGATCGCTCATGCAGGGCAGGCCCAGGCAGAAAAGAAATCGGCGCAAGCCGAGCTGGGGTGGACACGCATCAAAGCAAAAGAGGCGGAGGTCGCGGCCTTGGAACGTCGGCGGGACCAGGCCTCTGCAGTGCTGGAAGAGACCCAGAGTGTGTTGACGGACCTCACGATTACCGCCCCGTCCGATGGAACGATCACGACACGCATGGTCGATGTGGGGGAAGTCGTCTCAACCGGTGCCCCTCTCCTGGAATTAGTGAATCTCGATCGATTGTACCTCAAGGTGTATGTGCCTGAGGTGCAGATCGGAAAGGTTCGGCTGGATCTTCCGGCGAAGATCTATACGGATGCATTCCTCGACCACCCGTTTGACGCGACGGTCCGGTATATCGCGTCCAAAGCCGAATTCACCCCGAAGGAAGTTCAAACTCCGGATGAGCGAGTGAAATTGATTTTTCCGGTCAAATTGTATCTCACCGAGAATCCCGATCATCGCCTGACACCGGGACTTCCCGCTGATGCGATCATTCGTTGGAAGGACGATGTGGCATGGGTGAAGCCGAGGGGTTAG
- a CDS encoding ABC transporter ATP-binding protein, translated as MGTKHSSEYSDTIVQVSGFVKRYKHDVAVDGVDLEIRRGEIYGLIGPDGSGKSSLMKAIAGVLTYDAGAVDVFGTRVDSERAAERIKPNIGFLPQGLGLNLYPDLSIDENIDFFAQLRLVPDKDLAERKARLLAMTRLDRFRDRPMKNLSGGMKQKLGLICTLIHGPALVILDEPTTGVDPVSRRDFWSILADLLQEKGMTALVSTAYMDEAARFHRLSFLSRGKVLVSGTPTDVQALVPGSVVTFEATPQVEAITRLKHSFKQVESLGPRLHVFTPTVDQSEAQLQIETALGDLAPSSVRVEEPELEDVFVALLLQHGEHKPASGGRSASTTVHDHNESAIEAEGLIRDFGSFRAVDQVSFQVKQGEIFGLLGANGAGKTTVIKMLNGILLPTGGTGLVAGADMRTAAGSIKERIGYMSQAFSLYLDLTVEENIRLFAGIYGLNERAMAERYRWIITMAGLSGYESSLTSRLPMGVRQRLALGCALVHNPRVLFLDEPTSGVDPIGRRHFWEILSRLAREDGVAILITTHYMSEAEHCDNLALMYAGRIVAEGSPADMKRQVEQKAGRLYEVVADQPAKAVVHLRQAGFHGAALFGTKLHFFCRDPLRDKDCARQALEGSGVRVASIHERPLSLEDVFVYRVMALEQAAKQEEAA; from the coding sequence ATGGGAACAAAACATTCTTCTGAGTATTCGGACACGATCGTCCAGGTGTCAGGATTCGTCAAGCGCTACAAGCATGACGTGGCGGTCGACGGGGTCGATCTTGAGATCAGGAGAGGAGAAATCTACGGGCTGATCGGGCCGGATGGTTCTGGCAAGAGCAGCCTGATGAAGGCGATCGCCGGGGTGTTGACCTATGATGCCGGTGCCGTCGACGTATTCGGGACCAGGGTCGATTCCGAGCGAGCTGCCGAACGAATCAAGCCGAATATCGGTTTTCTGCCACAGGGACTCGGGCTCAATCTCTACCCCGATCTGTCCATCGACGAGAATATCGACTTCTTTGCACAGCTTCGTCTGGTTCCGGACAAGGACTTGGCTGAACGCAAGGCCAGACTGCTGGCCATGACCAGACTCGATCGATTCCGCGACCGTCCGATGAAGAATCTCTCGGGGGGGATGAAGCAGAAGCTCGGCTTGATTTGCACGCTCATCCATGGACCGGCTCTGGTGATTCTCGACGAACCGACGACCGGTGTCGATCCGGTCTCGCGCCGTGATTTTTGGTCGATCCTGGCCGATCTGCTACAGGAAAAAGGTATGACGGCCTTGGTTTCTACGGCGTACATGGATGAAGCGGCCAGATTTCATCGGCTTTCCTTCCTATCGAGAGGAAAGGTACTGGTTTCGGGGACTCCCACGGACGTGCAGGCGCTGGTTCCTGGGTCGGTCGTCACGTTCGAAGCCACACCGCAGGTCGAGGCGATAACCCGGTTGAAACACTCGTTCAAGCAGGTCGAATCGTTGGGGCCTCGGTTGCATGTATTCACCCCCACGGTCGATCAGTCTGAAGCGCAACTCCAGATCGAAACTGCACTGGGCGACCTCGCCCCTTCGTCGGTCAGGGTGGAGGAGCCGGAGCTGGAAGATGTGTTCGTAGCGCTGCTGCTTCAACATGGCGAACATAAACCGGCGTCCGGTGGACGATCGGCATCAACAACAGTGCACGATCACAATGAGTCGGCGATCGAAGCCGAAGGACTGATCAGAGATTTTGGGTCCTTCCGCGCGGTTGATCAAGTGAGTTTTCAGGTCAAACAGGGGGAAATATTCGGCCTGTTGGGTGCCAATGGTGCGGGCAAAACGACCGTCATCAAAATGCTGAACGGGATCCTCTTGCCGACGGGCGGGACCGGACTCGTGGCGGGGGCCGATATGCGGACGGCGGCCGGTTCCATCAAGGAACGAATCGGGTATATGTCTCAGGCTTTTTCGCTCTACCTGGATTTGACCGTTGAGGAAAACATCAGGCTCTTCGCCGGGATTTACGGACTCAATGAGCGCGCCATGGCCGAACGGTATCGGTGGATCATCACCATGGCGGGATTGTCGGGGTACGAATCGAGCTTGACCAGTCGACTGCCGATGGGAGTCCGGCAAAGGCTGGCGCTCGGCTGCGCCTTGGTGCACAACCCTCGCGTCTTGTTTCTCGATGAACCGACCTCCGGGGTCGATCCGATCGGGCGCCGCCACTTCTGGGAGATCTTGTCACGGCTCGCGCGTGAGGACGGTGTCGCGATTCTGATCACCACCCACTATATGAGCGAGGCCGAGCACTGTGACAATCTGGCCCTCATGTATGCGGGACGGATCGTGGCGGAGGGCTCCCCGGCGGATATGAAACGCCAAGTCGAGCAGAAGGCGGGCCGCCTGTATGAAGTCGTTGCCGATCAACCGGCCAAGGCGGTGGTGCATCTGCGGCAAGCCGGGTTTCACGGGGCGGCGCTCTTTGGGACCAAACTCCATTTCTTTTGTCGTGACCCGCTTCGAGACAAGGACTGCGCACGTCAAGCGTTGGAAGGGAGCGGGGTACGGGTCGCCTCTATCCATGAGCGGCCGCTGAGTTTGGAAGACGTGTTTGTCTACCGAGTCATGGCGTTGGAACAGGCGGCCAAGCAGGAGGAGGCGGCATGA
- a CDS encoding ABC transporter permease — MNLRRIAAVATKEWKETVRDRLFLLMSFLLPPLWMVVFGHGLVLDVEHVPFAWLDRDQSSLSRDYLYRFMGSRYFDYRGSIYNERDIDRLLGDTAIRMAIIVPDRFEERLLAGRPVAIQTLLDGTFPLHADTLKGYVIAINSAFTQELLTDFLARTRGLVPEEARRFVEPVSIETRYLYNQEVRSTWSMVPALIMFALMVASPLLTALGVVREKETGSIYNIYSATVSKAEFLIGKLVPYFIISMINVVVLWLLAVSIFRVPFKGSFMVFFAASLFFVLCATGIGLIISLLVRTQMAALIITIIIAMVPTLLFSGLLVPVSSLSPGAQIQAHLFPAMYYTDVVRGSFLKGLDLNAMWTDLFALAVFAVVLRLVAYGLFTKRPKT, encoded by the coding sequence ATGAACCTGAGGCGAATCGCGGCCGTGGCGACGAAGGAATGGAAAGAAACGGTCCGCGACCGATTGTTCCTGCTCATGTCCTTTTTACTGCCGCCGCTGTGGATGGTGGTGTTCGGGCATGGGTTAGTGCTGGACGTCGAGCATGTTCCATTCGCGTGGTTGGATCGAGATCAGTCGTCGCTGAGCCGAGACTACCTCTATCGGTTCATGGGATCCCGCTATTTCGACTACCGTGGATCCATCTACAATGAACGGGACATCGATCGGTTGCTGGGTGACACGGCGATTCGGATGGCGATCATCGTGCCGGATCGGTTTGAAGAACGGCTCCTGGCGGGAAGACCCGTGGCGATCCAAACCCTGCTGGACGGTACGTTCCCATTGCACGCCGATACCTTGAAGGGCTATGTGATTGCGATCAACAGTGCGTTCACCCAGGAATTGCTCACAGATTTCCTGGCGCGCACGAGAGGACTTGTGCCGGAGGAGGCGCGCCGATTCGTGGAGCCTGTGTCCATCGAGACAAGGTACCTGTATAACCAAGAAGTTCGGAGTACGTGGTCGATGGTGCCGGCCCTGATCATGTTCGCGTTGATGGTGGCGTCACCATTGCTCACGGCTTTGGGGGTGGTCCGAGAAAAAGAGACGGGCTCGATTTATAACATCTATAGCGCGACGGTCAGCAAGGCGGAGTTTTTGATCGGCAAGCTCGTTCCGTATTTCATCATCTCGATGATCAACGTCGTGGTGCTGTGGTTGCTGGCTGTCTCGATTTTTCGGGTCCCGTTCAAAGGAAGTTTCATGGTCTTTTTCGCGGCCTCGTTGTTCTTTGTCCTGTGCGCCACCGGCATTGGGCTCATCATCTCTCTCTTGGTACGGACGCAAATGGCGGCGCTGATCATTACCATCATCATTGCCATGGTTCCGACCCTTCTCTTTTCTGGCTTGCTCGTTCCGGTGTCATCGCTAAGCCCCGGCGCTCAGATCCAGGCCCATTTGTTCCCCGCCATGTACTACACCGACGTGGTGCGAGGAAGTTTTCTCAAAGGGCTGGACCTGAACGCCATGTGGACCGACTTGTTCGCGCTGGCAGTCTTTGCCGTCGTGTTGCGGCTGGTGGCCTATGGTCTCTTCACAAAACGGCCGAAGACCTGA
- the soxC gene encoding sulfite dehydrogenase yields MTRRLETDEPAGDERQPEAEGASLLNRRSLLAGAASMVGAIVLQSVTGSADTATPVAPDDPTRVPGKAPTPYGQRSTFETATRMPRAQSASLTPLQDSHGILTPSALHFERHHNGVPTINPAHHRLLVHGLVDQPWTFTVDDLKRFPAVSRLAFIECSGNSAIEWRGPTGKTVQETHGLTSTSEWTGVAFKTLLREVGVSPEASWVLAEGSDAAAMTRSLPLESVLDEAMVCYAQNGEPLRPEQGYPLRLVIPGWEGNTCIKWLRRLKLGRAPFMTREETSHYTDLMPDGTARQFTMLMEAKSVITSPSGGQRIQPGFIEIRGLAWSGRGRITEVEVSVDGGRSWQRAALQDPVLPKCHTRFCLPWRWGGEDVILQSRCQDETGYRQPDHASLVAVRGINSFYHYNAIQSWQIAADGHVSHVQS; encoded by the coding sequence ATGACAAGACGCCTTGAAACGGATGAACCGGCCGGAGATGAGAGGCAACCTGAAGCGGAAGGCGCCTCGCTGTTAAATCGTCGGAGTCTCCTCGCGGGAGCGGCGAGCATGGTGGGCGCGATCGTGCTCCAGTCCGTGACAGGATCCGCGGACACGGCCACGCCGGTGGCGCCGGACGATCCGACCCGCGTACCGGGCAAGGCTCCCACGCCCTATGGGCAACGGTCAACCTTTGAAACGGCCACCCGTATGCCTCGTGCCCAGTCCGCTTCGTTGACACCGCTGCAAGACTCTCACGGGATTCTGACTCCCTCGGCATTGCACTTCGAACGACATCACAATGGGGTGCCGACGATCAACCCGGCGCACCACCGGCTTCTTGTTCATGGGTTGGTGGACCAGCCCTGGACCTTCACCGTAGACGATCTGAAGCGGTTCCCCGCCGTCTCACGGTTAGCTTTCATCGAATGTTCCGGTAATTCGGCCATCGAATGGCGTGGGCCGACCGGAAAGACCGTGCAAGAGACCCATGGACTGACGAGTACGAGTGAATGGACCGGCGTGGCATTCAAGACCCTCTTGCGCGAAGTCGGGGTGAGTCCCGAGGCGTCCTGGGTTTTGGCAGAAGGGAGCGATGCGGCAGCCATGACACGCAGCCTTCCGCTGGAATCCGTCCTGGATGAGGCGATGGTGTGTTATGCCCAGAACGGCGAACCGCTTCGTCCGGAACAGGGCTATCCGCTTCGCCTGGTCATCCCAGGCTGGGAAGGGAATACCTGCATTAAATGGTTACGACGATTGAAACTCGGCCGGGCACCCTTTATGACTCGTGAAGAGACGTCGCACTATACGGACTTGATGCCGGACGGCACGGCGCGCCAATTCACCATGCTCATGGAGGCGAAGTCCGTCATCACCTCTCCCTCAGGCGGACAACGCATCCAACCGGGATTCATCGAAATCCGTGGCTTGGCGTGGAGCGGCAGGGGTCGTATCACAGAGGTCGAGGTGAGCGTCGACGGAGGAAGATCCTGGCAGCGAGCGGCCCTACAGGATCCTGTGTTGCCCAAGTGCCATACGCGATTTTGTCTGCCCTGGCGATGGGGCGGAGAGGACGTGATTCTACAAAGCCGCTGTCAGGATGAGACCGGGTACCGGCAGCCGGATCACGCTTCCTTGGTGGCGGTCCGGGGGATAAACTCCTTCTACCATTACAATGCGATCCAGAGTTGGCAGATTGCCGCAGATGGGCACGTGAGCCATGTGCAGTCGTAA
- a CDS encoding cytochrome c, producing MCSRNILSVGLTAILSLGCGNLWAGETINRQEPTHSYGIGQAATDQELQAWNIDVAPTGEGLPLGRGTVQEGASLFAARCAACHGTTGQEGPMDRLVGGVGTLASQQPIKTIGSYWPYATTLYDYIHRAMPFSAPQSLAPNEVYSIVAWLLYQNGIIAKDLVLDAQSLPVISMPNRGGFVQDPRPDVPKP from the coding sequence ATGTGCAGTCGTAACATCCTCTCAGTGGGACTGACCGCCATCCTGAGCCTGGGCTGCGGGAACCTGTGGGCCGGCGAGACAATCAACCGACAGGAACCTACGCACAGCTATGGAATAGGACAGGCCGCCACGGACCAGGAGCTCCAGGCGTGGAACATTGATGTAGCGCCGACGGGAGAAGGATTGCCTCTTGGGCGGGGGACGGTTCAGGAGGGAGCGTCTCTCTTTGCCGCTCGCTGCGCAGCCTGTCATGGTACCACGGGTCAGGAAGGCCCGATGGATCGCTTGGTCGGTGGCGTCGGCACGTTGGCGAGCCAACAACCGATCAAGACCATCGGCAGTTATTGGCCTTATGCCACCACGCTCTACGATTATATTCATCGCGCGATGCCCTTTTCTGCTCCGCAAAGTCTCGCACCGAACGAGGTCTACTCAATCGTGGCCTGGCTGCTGTACCAGAACGGGATCATAGCCAAGGATCTCGTGCTTGATGCCCAATCACTGCCGGTCATCTCCATGCCGAACCGGGGAGGTTTCGTTCAGGATCCCCGGCCGGACGTACCGAAACCCTAA